One stretch of Lodderomyces beijingensis strain CBS 14171 genome assembly, chromosome: 3 DNA includes these proteins:
- a CDS encoding mitochondrial 54S ribosomal protein mL67, which produces MRLKSERRMRKFLVEQLKARKQHGARIAQGGKVKTESELQSLNLAPQVFIFKNLFSGQILYSQVPAYHQDQLDHQFWNPNWQNRKPSRRQDLWKIMCIANFNNYEYSEAAYKGLLLLRQLRSSKEANEMRRKNDDGNIWYSGQFRPTYSQEAVADLSHVIDEFELEGTKLYWENEWRKGDEKHWNLDLVEHDKLPVHGPQQQTIMLDVMRARAVEEFARQREQLQANSA; this is translated from the coding sequence ATGCGTTTGAAATCCGAAAGGAGAATGAGGAAGTTCCTCGTCGAGCAGTTGAAAGCCCGTAAACAACACGGAGCTAGAATCGCACAGGGAGGTAAAGTCAAGACCGAAAGTGAATTACAAAGTCTAAACCTTGCCCCGCAGGTATTCATCTTCAAGAACTTGTTCAGTGGGCAAATACTATACTCACAAGTTCCCGCTTACCACCAGGATCAGCTCGATCATCAATTTTGGAATCCCAACTGGCAAAATCGGAAACCATCGCGGAGACAGGACTTGTGGAAGATCATGTGTATTGCCAATTTTAACAACTACGAGTACTCCGAAGCTGCGTATAAGGGGTTGCTTTTGTTGAGGCAGTTGCGGTCGCTGAAGGAAGCCAATGAAATGAGAAGGAAAAACGATGATGGGAATATTTGGTATTCGGGCCAGTTCAGGCCGACGTATTCGCAAGAGGCGGTGGCTGACTTGTCGCATGTcattgacgagtttgagttggaagGCACGAAATTATACTGGGAAAACGAGTGGAGGAAAGGCGATGAAAAACACTggaacttggacttggtcGAGCACGACAAGTTGCCTGTTCATGGACCTCAACAACAGACGATAATGTTGGATGTGATGAGGGCTAGAGCAGTGGAGGAGTTTGCGCGACAAAGAGAGCAGTTGCAAGCCAACTCTgcttga